In one window of Nakamurella alba DNA:
- a CDS encoding nuclear transport factor 2 family protein, which produces MTGQDAASIWLAYNVAENRADFATMSTLVAPDLVATVNGVPAVSSAEEDERAMRRLLEQYPDYRREVVEVIAAGERATARWRMRGTPADPAHPVLDVQGCSIVTAADGVMTGAALYYQGDALDASLSGNPG; this is translated from the coding sequence ATGACCGGGCAGGACGCCGCGTCGATCTGGCTGGCCTACAACGTCGCGGAGAACCGGGCCGACTTCGCGACGATGTCCACCCTGGTCGCGCCGGACCTGGTCGCGACCGTGAACGGGGTCCCCGCGGTGTCGTCCGCCGAGGAGGACGAGCGGGCCATGCGGCGGCTGCTCGAGCAGTACCCGGACTACCGCCGCGAGGTGGTCGAGGTGATCGCTGCCGGGGAGCGGGCCACCGCGCGCTGGCGGATGCGCGGCACCCCGGCCGATCCCGCGCACCCGGTCCTCGACGTCCAGGGCTGCTCGATCGTCACCGCCGCCGACGGGGTGATGACCGGGGCCGCCCTGTACTACCAGGGCGATGCACTGGACGCGTCGCTGTCCGGGAATCCCGGGTGA